The following coding sequences are from one Musa acuminata AAA Group cultivar baxijiao chromosome BXJ1-6, Cavendish_Baxijiao_AAA, whole genome shotgun sequence window:
- the LOC135676574 gene encoding uncharacterized protein LOC135676574 — MASASASPFSGFPPHKFLFSNPRKLLPSIRMASEAGGLGEFSSQSASSSPSPPKILDSHLHVWASPQEAVGSYPYFPGQEPSIPGYANFLLKLMSEAGVDGALIVQPINHMFDHSLVTSVLKRHPSKFIGCCLANPAEDGTGIRQLEDLVLKDRYRAVRFNPYLWPSGQKMTNEIGKAMFYRAGELGVPVGIMCMKGLSLHISEIEELCENYPSTIVLLDHMGFCKPPMTDEEHNTFSSLLKLARFPQVYVKFSALFRLSRKQYPYEDTRDLLSQVVSDYGANRVMWGSDFPFVVKECGYKEAREAVSLLANQIPLSSSDLEWIMGRTFGQLFQQPWQAL; from the exons ATGGCATCGGCTTCCGCTTCACCCTTCTCTGGATTCCCCCCTCACAAATTTCTCTTCTCCAACCCCAGAAAGCTCCTACCCAGCATCAGAATGGCTTCCGAAGCGGGAGGATTGGGAGAATTCTCCTCCCAATCCGCctcatcttctccttctcctccaaaGATACTGGACTCCCATCTCCATGTATGGGCTTCTCCCCAAGAG GCTGTAGGAAGTTACCCTTATTTTCCAGGGCAGGAGCCGTCAATCCCTGGATACGCCAATTTCCTGCTCAAG TTGATGTCAGAAGCAGGAGTGGATGGTGCCCTTATTGTGCAGCCTATAAATCACATGTTTGATCACTCTTTAGTAACTAG TGTTTTGAAGAGGCATCCATCTAAATTCATTGGTTGTTGTTTAGCAAATCCTGCAGAAGATGGAACTGGTATTAGGCAGCTCGAAGATCTAGTTTTAAAG GATAGATATCGAGCTGTTCGATTCAATCCGTATCTTTGGCCTTCTGGTCAAAAG ATGACAAATGAAATTGGAAAAGCAATGTTCTATAGAGCTGGAGAACTTGGAGTACCAGTGGGAATTATGTGTATGAAG GGTCTTAGTCTACACATATCAGAAATAGAGGAGCTCTGTGAAAACTATCCTTCAACCATTGTACTACTTGACCACATGGGTTTCTGCAAACCACCAAT GACTGATGAGGAACACAATACCTTCTCATCATTGCTAAAACTGGCTAGGTTTCCGCAG GTTTATGTGAAATTCAGTGCCCTTTTCCGATTGTCAAGAAAACAGTATCCATATGAGGATACAAGAGACCTTCTTTCCCAAGTTGTCTCCGACTATGGAGCTAACCGAGTCATGTGGGGAAG TGACTTTCCCTTTGTTGTTAAGGAGTGTGGCTATAAAGAGGCGAGGGAAGCTGTCTCTCTCCTCGCGAACCAGATACCCTTGTCATCATCTGATTTAGAGTGGATAATGGGCAGAACATTTGGGCAACTCTTCCAACAACCATGGCAAGCTCTATAG
- the LOC135677483 gene encoding uncharacterized protein LOC135677483, with protein MSYKELRQTINVMAFLQSNAVNAGRGQPCSTSDINVEQSKTGVTVEGQAEYEVTVSNTCDCPQSNVMILCYGLRSVVAVSPRAIKPVDAKLCVVAEGRPLSEGTPVKFKYAWKTPQDFPVVSTKIRC; from the exons ATGTCGTATAAAGAATTACGTCAAACAATCAATGTAATGGCATTTTTACAAAG CAACGCTGTCAACGCAGGCCGGGGACAACCGTGCAGCACATCGGACATAAACGTTGAACAGAGCAAGACGGGAGTGACCGTGGAAGGGCAAGCGGAGTACGAAGTTACGGTGAGCAACACCTGCGACTGTCCGCAGTCGAACGTGATGATACTGTGCTACGGCCTCAGAAGCGTCGTAGCCGTCTCCCCTCGCGCCATTAAGCCGGTGGACGCTAAGCTGTGCGTCGTCGCCGAGGGGCGCCCGTTGTCCGAGGGGACTCCCGTTAAGTTCAAGTACGCGTGGAAGACGCCGCAAGACTTTCCTGTGGTTAGCACAAAGATCCGCTGCTAA
- the LOC103988622 gene encoding probable metal-nicotianamine transporter YSL6 isoform X2 produces MGTEVSSAVEISEPLLSPEKKNLDCGEKIPPWREQITVRGLLVSAVLGALFCIITHKLNLTVGVIPSLNVAAGLLGFFFIKSWTEFASRIGLCVKPFTRQENTVIQTCVVACYGLAFSGGFGSYMLSMDQRTYELIGADYPGNREEDVKNPSLSWMIGFMFVVSFLGLFSLVALRKVMVIDYKLTYPSGTATALLINSFHTNTGAELAEFYFDFSPTYVGCGLICPHIVNCSVLLGAIISWGFLWPFITTKAGDWYPDNLGSNDFKGLYGYKVFIAISLILGDGLYNLIKIVVITAKEILNARSKQTSLPLVTPHQDDESSKLLEEKLQNETFIKDSIPSWFAASGYIGLAAISTATIPYIFPQMKWYLVLACYIFAPALAFCNSYGTGLTDWSLASTYGKIGLFIFASLVGSKGGVIAGLAACGVMMSIVSTAADLMQDFKTGYLTLSSPRSMFVSQLIGTALGCIIAPLTFWLYWTAFDIGSPDGVYKAPYAVIYREMAILGIEGFSALPKHCLELCSVFFVAALIINLLRDVTPKNVSQFIPIPMAMAIPFYIGAYFAIDMFVGTVILFVWERLNRKELEDYAGAVASGLICGDGIWTVPSAILSIFRIDPPICMYFASSS; encoded by the exons ATGGGCACGGAGGTGTCCTCCGCCGTGGAGATCTCGGAGCCACTCCTGTCGCCGGAGAAAAAGAACCTCGATTGTGGGGAAAAGATCCCGCCTTGGAGGGAGCAGATCACCGTCAGGGGCCTGCTGGTGAGCGCCGTCCTGGGGGCTCTCTTCTGCATCATCACCCACAAGCTCAACCTCACGGTGGGAGTGATCCCATCGCTCAATGTGGCCGCCGGCCTCCTGGGGTTCTTCTTCATCAAGAGCTGGACAGAATTCGCGTCGAGAATCGGGCTGTGCGTAAAGCCGTTCACGAGGCAGGAGAACACGGTGATCCAAACGTGCGTCGTGGCCTGCTATGGATTGGCCTTTAGCG GGGGTTTTGGGTCATATATGCTCTCAATGGATCAAAGAACGTATGAACTTATAGGAGCTGATTATCCTGGTAACAGGGAAGAAGATGTTAAAAATCCTTCTTTGAGTTGGATGATTGGTTTCATGTTCGTTGTGAGTTTCCTTGGGCTATTTAGCCTCGTGGCGTTACGCAAG GTTATGGTTATTGATTACAAGCTAACATACCCTAGTGGGACAGCTACAGCTTTGTTGATAAACAGTTTTCACACTAACACTGGAGCAGAGCTCGCTGA attttattttgatttcagTCCAACATATGTCGGTTGTGGTCTTATCTGCCCGCACATTGTTAATTGCTCAGTCCTACTTGGAGCCATCATATCATGGGGTTTCCTTTGGCCATTCATCACTACTAAAGCTGGGGATTGGTATCCAGATAACCTTGGAAGCAATGACTTTAAAGGTCTCTATGGATATAAG GTTTTCATTGCCATCTCTCTTATCCTTGGAGATGGTCTCTACAACTTAATTAAAATTGTCGTCATAACTGCCAAGGAAATTTTGAATGCACGCTCAAAGCAGACAAGCCTTCCCCTTGTAACTCCTCACCAAG ATGACGAGAGCTCCAAGCTGTTGGAGGAAAAGCTGCAGAATGAAACATTCATCAAGGACAGCATACCATCCTGGTTTGCAGCTTCTGGTTACATTGGTCTTGCTGCTATATCCACTGCAACAATTCCATACATCTTTCCACAAATGAAATGGTACCTAGTCCTTGCTTGCTACATTTTTGCCCCTGCACTGGCCTTCTGTAATTCCTATGGCACTGGCCTCACTGATTGGAGCCTTGCCTCAACCTATGGGAAGATTGGACTTTTCATTTTTGCCTCATTAGTTGGAAGCAAGGGTGGTGTCATAGCTGGGCTGGCTGCATGTGGCGTTATGATGTCCATTGTGTCCACTGCTGCCGATCTAATGCAGGATTTTAAGACAGGTTACCTTACCCTATCCTCTCCTAGATCCATGTTTGTATCCCAGTTGATCGGGACAGCACTAGGTTGTATCATAGCTCCACTTACTTTCTGGCTCTATTGGACTGCTTTCGATATTGGGTCACCCGATGGTGTGTACAAGGCTCCATATGCAGTCATCTACCGAGAAATGGCCATTCTGGGTATCGAGGGCTTCTCGGCACTGCCAAAGCACTGTCTGGAGCTCTGTTCCGTGTTCTTTGTAGCTGCGCTTATAATTAATCTTTTGAGGGATGTAACTCCGAAGAATGTTTCCCAGTTTATACCGATACCGATGGCAATGGCAATACCCTTCTACATAGGAGCATATTTTGCAATTGATATGTTCGTTGGGACCGTGATTTTGTTTGTATGGGAGAGGTTGAACCGGAAGGAGCTGGAGGACTATGCTGGAGCAGTGGCATCAGGCTTGATTTGTGGTGATGGGATCTGGACTGTTCCATCTGCAATCCTGTCGATCTTTAGGATTGACCCTCCAATCTGCATGTACTTTGCTTCTAGCAGCTAA
- the LOC103988622 gene encoding probable metal-nicotianamine transporter YSL6 isoform X1 translates to MGTEVSSAVEISEPLLSPEKKNLDCGEKIPPWREQITVRGLLVSAVLGALFCIITHKLNLTVGVIPSLNVAAGLLGFFFIKSWTEFASRIGLCVKPFTRQENTVIQTCVVACYGLAFSGGFGSYMLSMDQRTYELIGADYPGNREEDVKNPSLSWMIGFMFVVSFLGLFSLVALRKVMVIDYKLTYPSGTATALLINSFHTNTGAELAEKQVRCLGKYLSISFCWSCFKWFFSGVGDSCGFDNFPSLGLAAFKNTFYFDFSPTYVGCGLICPHIVNCSVLLGAIISWGFLWPFITTKAGDWYPDNLGSNDFKGLYGYKVFIAISLILGDGLYNLIKIVVITAKEILNARSKQTSLPLVTPHQDDESSKLLEEKLQNETFIKDSIPSWFAASGYIGLAAISTATIPYIFPQMKWYLVLACYIFAPALAFCNSYGTGLTDWSLASTYGKIGLFIFASLVGSKGGVIAGLAACGVMMSIVSTAADLMQDFKTGYLTLSSPRSMFVSQLIGTALGCIIAPLTFWLYWTAFDIGSPDGVYKAPYAVIYREMAILGIEGFSALPKHCLELCSVFFVAALIINLLRDVTPKNVSQFIPIPMAMAIPFYIGAYFAIDMFVGTVILFVWERLNRKELEDYAGAVASGLICGDGIWTVPSAILSIFRIDPPICMYFASSS, encoded by the exons ATGGGCACGGAGGTGTCCTCCGCCGTGGAGATCTCGGAGCCACTCCTGTCGCCGGAGAAAAAGAACCTCGATTGTGGGGAAAAGATCCCGCCTTGGAGGGAGCAGATCACCGTCAGGGGCCTGCTGGTGAGCGCCGTCCTGGGGGCTCTCTTCTGCATCATCACCCACAAGCTCAACCTCACGGTGGGAGTGATCCCATCGCTCAATGTGGCCGCCGGCCTCCTGGGGTTCTTCTTCATCAAGAGCTGGACAGAATTCGCGTCGAGAATCGGGCTGTGCGTAAAGCCGTTCACGAGGCAGGAGAACACGGTGATCCAAACGTGCGTCGTGGCCTGCTATGGATTGGCCTTTAGCG GGGGTTTTGGGTCATATATGCTCTCAATGGATCAAAGAACGTATGAACTTATAGGAGCTGATTATCCTGGTAACAGGGAAGAAGATGTTAAAAATCCTTCTTTGAGTTGGATGATTGGTTTCATGTTCGTTGTGAGTTTCCTTGGGCTATTTAGCCTCGTGGCGTTACGCAAG GTTATGGTTATTGATTACAAGCTAACATACCCTAGTGGGACAGCTACAGCTTTGTTGATAAACAGTTTTCACACTAACACTGGAGCAGAGCTCGCTGA GAAACAAGTTCGTTGCCTAGGAAAGTATCTAAGCATAAGTTTTTGCTGGAGTTGCTTTAAATGGTTCTTTAGTGGAGTAGGAGATTCCTGTGGCTTTGACAATTTTCCCAGCCTGGGACTTGCAGCATTTAAGAACAC attttattttgatttcagTCCAACATATGTCGGTTGTGGTCTTATCTGCCCGCACATTGTTAATTGCTCAGTCCTACTTGGAGCCATCATATCATGGGGTTTCCTTTGGCCATTCATCACTACTAAAGCTGGGGATTGGTATCCAGATAACCTTGGAAGCAATGACTTTAAAGGTCTCTATGGATATAAG GTTTTCATTGCCATCTCTCTTATCCTTGGAGATGGTCTCTACAACTTAATTAAAATTGTCGTCATAACTGCCAAGGAAATTTTGAATGCACGCTCAAAGCAGACAAGCCTTCCCCTTGTAACTCCTCACCAAG ATGACGAGAGCTCCAAGCTGTTGGAGGAAAAGCTGCAGAATGAAACATTCATCAAGGACAGCATACCATCCTGGTTTGCAGCTTCTGGTTACATTGGTCTTGCTGCTATATCCACTGCAACAATTCCATACATCTTTCCACAAATGAAATGGTACCTAGTCCTTGCTTGCTACATTTTTGCCCCTGCACTGGCCTTCTGTAATTCCTATGGCACTGGCCTCACTGATTGGAGCCTTGCCTCAACCTATGGGAAGATTGGACTTTTCATTTTTGCCTCATTAGTTGGAAGCAAGGGTGGTGTCATAGCTGGGCTGGCTGCATGTGGCGTTATGATGTCCATTGTGTCCACTGCTGCCGATCTAATGCAGGATTTTAAGACAGGTTACCTTACCCTATCCTCTCCTAGATCCATGTTTGTATCCCAGTTGATCGGGACAGCACTAGGTTGTATCATAGCTCCACTTACTTTCTGGCTCTATTGGACTGCTTTCGATATTGGGTCACCCGATGGTGTGTACAAGGCTCCATATGCAGTCATCTACCGAGAAATGGCCATTCTGGGTATCGAGGGCTTCTCGGCACTGCCAAAGCACTGTCTGGAGCTCTGTTCCGTGTTCTTTGTAGCTGCGCTTATAATTAATCTTTTGAGGGATGTAACTCCGAAGAATGTTTCCCAGTTTATACCGATACCGATGGCAATGGCAATACCCTTCTACATAGGAGCATATTTTGCAATTGATATGTTCGTTGGGACCGTGATTTTGTTTGTATGGGAGAGGTTGAACCGGAAGGAGCTGGAGGACTATGCTGGAGCAGTGGCATCAGGCTTGATTTGTGGTGATGGGATCTGGACTGTTCCATCTGCAATCCTGTCGATCTTTAGGATTGACCCTCCAATCTGCATGTACTTTGCTTCTAGCAGCTAA